In a single window of the Paenibacillus sp. MMS20-IR301 genome:
- a CDS encoding DUF4190 domain-containing protein has product MNVQPPSYEDQQYYHPYPPPPQQDQTNGKAIASLVLGILSILTPFIGLIFGIISIILAALSFKEIRLRYEQGRGLAIAGLICGIVGTLIYVALILLFVLMVAIFNDVSNYPGDYFNNFSNFNNLNSF; this is encoded by the coding sequence ATGAATGTTCAACCCCCGTCATATGAAGATCAGCAGTATTATCATCCGTATCCGCCGCCGCCACAGCAGGACCAGACAAACGGCAAAGCAATCGCTTCGCTGGTCCTCGGCATTCTCTCTATTTTGACTCCCTTCATCGGACTGATTTTTGGGATCATTTCAATTATTCTTGCCGCGCTCTCCTTCAAAGAGATCCGCCTGCGCTACGAGCAGGGCCGGGGGCTGGCCATCGCCGGTCTGATCTGCGGCATTGTCGGCACGCTTATTTATGTGGCTCTTATCCTGCTGTTCGTTCTCATGGTTGCCATCTTTAATGATGTCAGCAACTACCCTGGAGACTACTTCAACAACTTCAGCAACTTCAACAATTTGAACAGCTTCTAA
- a CDS encoding GNAT family N-acetyltransferase, which translates to MSHYEAVMSRLRQHPLRNITLLKMMTAYHDKIDSYLIEQQAHWGVLLLMPAGTFAYDKRTYPEADTVVMMDYCHPEVFQALLALLPMDARYVFKLQKEAYLKELAPYFKLLKVRSIYSYSTAEDQSFIPDADCLVSEDLDERLLPLWTANDYSLEEIRGYFQAGAFSATLFDGELPLSTCIVFRNEESIWEIGAVHTVPAARRKGLAQRVVRTALAHTLQRGYIPRYQVLEDNLASITLAESLGLKLAVKLEHWINYTPEQLLQK; encoded by the coding sequence GTGAGCCACTATGAAGCTGTAATGTCCAGACTGCGCCAGCATCCGCTCCGCAATATCACGCTGCTCAAAATGATGACCGCCTATCATGATAAAATAGATAGTTACCTGATCGAACAACAAGCGCACTGGGGAGTACTCCTGCTGATGCCTGCCGGCACCTTCGCATATGACAAGCGCACCTACCCGGAGGCGGATACAGTGGTGATGATGGATTACTGCCACCCTGAAGTGTTCCAGGCTTTGCTTGCGCTGCTGCCAATGGATGCAAGATACGTCTTTAAGCTTCAAAAGGAAGCGTATCTTAAGGAACTGGCACCTTATTTTAAGCTGCTCAAGGTCCGGAGCATTTACTCCTACTCCACAGCTGAAGACCAGAGTTTCATACCGGATGCGGATTGTCTAGTCAGTGAGGATCTGGATGAACGGCTGCTGCCGCTCTGGACGGCCAATGATTATTCGCTGGAGGAAATCCGCGGGTACTTTCAGGCAGGCGCATTCTCTGCAACCTTATTTGACGGGGAACTGCCGCTCAGCACCTGTATTGTGTTCCGTAATGAAGAGAGCATCTGGGAGATCGGGGCCGTACATACAGTTCCTGCCGCCAGAAGAAAAGGGCTTGCACAGCGGGTTGTCCGCACAGCATTAGCCCATACCCTGCAAAGAGGCTACATCCCGCGTTATCAGGTGCTGGAAGATAATCTTGCCTCAATCACTCTGGCCGAGTCGCTTGGACTTAAGCTCGCAGTGAAGCTGGAGCACTGGATTAACTATACCCCGGAACAGCTTTTACAAAAATAA
- a CDS encoding VOC family protein: MLVAQLYLNGACSEAIEVYQQAFKTEIDSIMYDPDKEPDQFVFHAEMHILGTRVMLSDFGGQKCAGAESTMELVAVFENEEALREAYNILIDGGTIITPIGPTFYSVCLTSLTDRFGVRWCFMV, translated from the coding sequence ATGCTGGTAGCCCAATTATATTTGAATGGCGCCTGTTCGGAAGCGATTGAAGTGTATCAACAGGCTTTTAAAACGGAGATTGATTCGATTATGTATGATCCCGATAAAGAACCTGATCAATTCGTGTTTCATGCCGAGATGCATATTCTTGGAACCCGGGTGATGCTCAGTGATTTTGGCGGACAAAAGTGTGCTGGTGCTGAATCGACAATGGAGCTTGTCGCCGTGTTCGAGAACGAAGAAGCATTAAGAGAGGCCTATAATATACTCATCGACGGCGGCACAATCATTACTCCGATAGGTCCAACCTTTTATAGTGTATGCTTAACGTCTTTGACCGACAGATTTGGCGTCCGCTGGTGCTTCATGGTCTAG
- a CDS encoding GrpB family protein, with translation MPYDPAWKAEYARIEARMLEICGDLIITAEHVGSTSIEGLAAKPVIDIDLVMDSYDDLPAIIERLAAFGYEHQGNLGIEGREAFRGTQDDGFMKFHLYVCPKDGKGYLEHIAFRDYLRSSPAASQEYQAVKQRLAEKYRYNIDAYCEGKTSFVTSILQQAAAK, from the coding sequence GTGCCATACGATCCGGCCTGGAAAGCGGAGTATGCCCGGATTGAAGCACGGATGCTGGAGATATGCGGCGATCTGATTATCACGGCTGAGCATGTGGGCAGTACCTCCATCGAGGGGCTGGCAGCCAAGCCGGTAATCGATATTGATCTGGTAATGGACAGCTATGACGATCTGCCGGCGATCATTGAGAGATTGGCAGCATTCGGTTATGAGCATCAGGGAAACCTGGGGATTGAAGGCCGGGAAGCGTTCCGGGGCACGCAGGATGACGGATTCATGAAATTTCATCTTTATGTCTGCCCGAAGGACGGCAAAGGCTATCTGGAGCATATTGCCTTCCGCGATTATCTGCGCAGCAGCCCTGCGGCCAGCCAAGAGTATCAGGCGGTTAAACAGCGGCTTGCGGAGAAGTACCGGTATAATATTGACGCCTACTGTGAAGGCAAGACCTCGTTTGTAACGTCAATTCTTCAACAGGCGGCTGCAAAATAA
- a CDS encoding transposase — MNPEDKYNHIFEHLDLSKVLHTLRKKSNRGRPEKLNVPAMIYSLLIAKMENIEFISSLVWRLLHSEEFRAQCRFTGSDNIPSEASYSRLIHALEQTGMLENLQDSLVLSALEEGFVSGTHLAVDSSIVEAWDCQFSEAAAKRRAARRPPKPSEASVAEPQLQFELPEPKPTVVNGPPKKPAYAKRGRPSHAERECRREEQEAYEQSLGPFQKTIEAMLPYTYDELLAALPRHAARCDKKNTKGRLTSYYGFKANLLVDTDSQYIVSGLWSSANPNDQRMAVVLLKGLLLKFPSLNVKHILGDKGYDSSAIYQLIHSLGAFPIIKMIHHKKPPEGMNQDYTPVCSQGHAYRYDSFDAKYETLRYTRPNQCKDCPFSESGCQKVFKIRIQTDLRKHAYPARGSESFTQLYNKRTAVERVFAYLKEYFGMKRTRHRGVRASVDFQLSTLAYNLSKFALDKLNKQLSNSQQVA, encoded by the coding sequence ATGAACCCCGAAGATAAATACAACCATATTTTTGAGCACTTAGATCTCTCCAAGGTGCTGCACACCCTCCGGAAAAAGAGTAACCGTGGCCGACCCGAAAAACTGAATGTACCTGCGATGATCTATTCATTGCTCATCGCCAAAATGGAGAACATCGAGTTTATTTCTTCTCTGGTCTGGCGTCTTTTGCACAGTGAAGAGTTTCGGGCGCAGTGCCGATTTACCGGCTCCGACAATATCCCGAGTGAAGCCTCGTATTCCCGTTTGATTCATGCGCTAGAGCAAACCGGAATGCTCGAGAACCTGCAGGATTCGTTGGTCCTGTCTGCCCTAGAGGAAGGGTTTGTTAGCGGTACACATCTCGCCGTGGATTCCTCTATTGTGGAGGCTTGGGATTGCCAATTCAGCGAAGCTGCGGCGAAACGCCGCGCCGCTCGCCGTCCACCAAAGCCAAGTGAGGCTTCGGTGGCAGAGCCGCAGCTCCAGTTTGAACTCCCGGAGCCGAAGCCCACCGTAGTGAACGGGCCACCGAAGAAACCTGCCTACGCCAAGCGTGGACGTCCATCGCATGCAGAACGAGAATGCCGACGGGAGGAACAAGAAGCTTATGAACAAAGCCTCGGACCGTTTCAGAAAACCATTGAAGCAATGTTGCCTTACACCTATGACGAACTGTTGGCCGCGCTGCCCCGGCATGCCGCACGTTGTGACAAGAAAAATACGAAGGGGCGACTCACCAGTTATTACGGGTTCAAGGCAAATCTGCTGGTTGATACGGACAGTCAATATATTGTTAGTGGCTTATGGAGTTCAGCGAATCCCAATGACCAGCGTATGGCGGTTGTTCTCCTCAAAGGCCTGCTTCTGAAGTTCCCTTCGCTAAACGTAAAGCATATCTTGGGCGACAAAGGGTATGACAGTTCAGCCATTTACCAGTTGATTCATTCCTTAGGCGCTTTTCCTATTATTAAAATGATTCACCACAAAAAACCGCCCGAGGGGATGAACCAGGATTACACCCCTGTGTGCTCGCAGGGACACGCCTACCGTTACGACAGTTTCGATGCCAAATACGAAACGCTGCGTTACACCAGGCCGAACCAGTGTAAAGACTGTCCATTTTCCGAATCCGGCTGCCAAAAAGTGTTTAAGATCCGAATTCAAACCGATTTGCGAAAGCACGCTTACCCAGCAAGAGGGAGCGAGAGCTTTACGCAACTGTATAACAAACGAACGGCTGTAGAACGTGTTTTTGCCTACCTCAAAGAGTATTTTGGGATGAAACGCACACGTCACCGCGGCGTCCGGGCAAGTGTCGATTTCCAGCTCAGCACATTGGCCTACAATTTGAGTAAGTTTGCGCTAGACAAGTTGAACAAGCAGTTGAGTAACTCCCAGCAAGTGGCCTAA
- a CDS encoding C45 family peptidase — METMSSTTCKTAKYTHIITEGTHYEVGRALGAYYKQDSAFIAFMSSPFMGAPPLLPDAACKVMESFGAYCPGLNEEIQGFADELGIAAETVVFYYSYLQPSGHCTQAAFTSSPAAGGHSCHMRTYDFGWEDEPYNQLLLTTTRVKGKPAHTGFALQLFGRYDGMNEAGLTVTTTSGRIRPVMTGEGFVFPGVVRALLDSCETAEEAVLLLRSMPVSDYRNFLISDAAGSTALVEAAGTHKEIQYQAAAAVSTDKLVISANHYTLPPMQVHNLQLMENSQARYDAARLALTGEQMAKDPVAAMKAAAGSVYPAGVCCHHYSEGFGTLWSMVCDNTACEAHVCFGSPQLNPWRTFGFGGPAGVTAYTAVLPDRPSAPGFWSNVSS; from the coding sequence ATGGAGACTATGTCCAGTACCACCTGCAAGACAGCCAAGTATACCCATATCATTACCGAAGGCACACATTATGAGGTAGGCCGGGCCCTCGGAGCCTATTACAAGCAGGACTCCGCTTTCATTGCGTTTATGTCCTCACCCTTCATGGGGGCTCCCCCGCTGCTGCCGGATGCAGCCTGCAAAGTAATGGAGAGCTTCGGGGCATATTGTCCGGGGCTTAATGAGGAAATCCAGGGCTTCGCTGATGAACTCGGTATAGCTGCGGAGACTGTGGTGTTCTATTACTCCTATCTACAGCCATCCGGCCATTGTACCCAGGCAGCATTTACGAGCAGCCCCGCAGCAGGCGGACACAGCTGCCATATGCGTACTTATGATTTCGGCTGGGAAGACGAGCCTTATAATCAGCTGCTGCTCACTACTACCCGGGTTAAGGGCAAACCGGCACATACCGGCTTTGCACTGCAGCTGTTCGGCCGGTATGACGGGATGAATGAAGCTGGACTTACGGTAACCACCACCTCGGGGAGAATCCGGCCGGTGATGACCGGCGAGGGGTTTGTTTTTCCGGGAGTGGTACGGGCCCTGCTGGACAGCTGTGAGACTGCTGAAGAAGCCGTGCTGCTTCTGCGCAGTATGCCCGTCTCCGACTACCGTAATTTCCTGATCTCCGATGCTGCCGGTTCCACTGCCCTGGTTGAAGCCGCGGGTACACATAAAGAAATTCAGTATCAGGCGGCCGCAGCCGTCAGTACCGATAAGCTGGTTATATCGGCCAACCACTATACCCTTCCTCCGATGCAGGTACATAATCTGCAGCTCATGGAGAACTCGCAGGCAAGATATGATGCAGCGCGGCTGGCCCTGACCGGTGAACAGATGGCCAAAGATCCCGTCGCAGCCATGAAAGCAGCCGCAGGCAGCGTGTATCCGGCAGGAGTCTGCTGTCATCATTACAGCGAGGGCTTCGGCACATTATGGTCCATGGTCTGCGACAACACCGCCTGTGAGGCGCATGTCTGCTTCGGTTCACCGCAGCTTAACCCCTGGAGAACCTTCGGTTTCGGCGGGCCGGCCGGGGTCACAGCGTATACCGCAGTGCTGCCAGACAGGCCGTCTGCCCCCGGATTTTGGAGTAACGTAAGCTCGTAG
- a CDS encoding diguanylate cyclase domain-containing protein, whose product MTDYNARNENDPLNRTLLSEAGLGPQEALDLTNCDKEPIHIPGFIQPHGVLLAVTQDNGSIIVQASRNTDSLLGLDAEALLGTPMAELVGDSQLAALLERSVNAKETADLQYIVLNIEVAGKITEFFSIIHESEGLMIVELEPASADESDSTNDFEWIRTFFGRIKNTANRIEASQVAAEQVKEMLGYDRVMIYEFDEQWNGKVIAEAKEAGLEPFLGHHYPASDIPKQARELYLRNWLRTIVDVHYVPVPIIPVLQPLTGKPLNLSLSILRSVSPLHIEYLQNMGVGATTTISLIHDNKLWGLVTCHHYSPKYVPHRVRNLCNFLGAFFSSELYQRQQLDTYQTELQMRNKAARIASAFSGNTSSFRIIEQLGEEKETLLTMMEASGAAVCYQDRLMLYGTTPAPGQVRELAGWLSGRAKDYTYSTSRLSLEYEAAKAYKDKASGVMYLALSPGQQNYMIWFRPEVVEIVDWAGDPAKAVIQENDGVRLSPRKSFEKWRQVVQSTSLPWKEQHLNILPQLQSILQGQTEHQLRQAEEQALQTARSLRHNEQRYLQLMELSPVAFFMITDERITYQNKQALALMEVEKEKTLIGKPFQNYVHTGFRAALQQYFLKLSRDSSQVITGSGQFLTADGNLLELNLTLASVFHGGKPSIMAVLSKESATDAKGGDYTSATSQLQSYLATDPLTDLPNRQAFMQELEQKWKDSLQEQHPLLILSIDIDNFHAYNAVHGLKGGDLCIQSVADAVNLIARQHGGFVARFSGAAFILTLSGTSGGEAEQLAEEIRKGVYDLQIPRDRYEEEGVVTVSIGGLLKLPLPADRPADYIAAAEKALHEAKTGGKNRVVLHP is encoded by the coding sequence ATGACAGATTATAATGCACGGAATGAAAATGATCCGCTTAACAGGACACTGCTGAGCGAAGCCGGACTTGGTCCGCAGGAAGCGCTTGACCTTACCAATTGTGACAAGGAGCCGATCCATATTCCCGGGTTCATTCAGCCGCATGGTGTACTGCTGGCTGTGACGCAGGATAACGGAAGCATTATTGTACAAGCCAGCCGGAACACAGATTCGCTGCTGGGACTGGACGCTGAAGCCCTGCTTGGAACGCCAATGGCAGAGCTTGTTGGTGACAGTCAGCTGGCGGCACTGCTCGAACGCAGTGTGAATGCCAAGGAAACTGCAGATTTACAGTATATTGTGCTTAACATAGAAGTTGCAGGAAAGATCACAGAGTTCTTCAGCATTATCCACGAGAGTGAAGGTCTGATGATTGTTGAGCTGGAGCCTGCTTCTGCCGATGAAAGTGACAGCACCAATGATTTTGAATGGATCCGTACTTTTTTCGGGCGGATCAAGAATACAGCGAACCGGATCGAAGCCAGCCAGGTTGCGGCAGAACAGGTGAAGGAGATGCTGGGATATGACCGGGTGATGATCTATGAATTTGACGAGCAGTGGAACGGAAAGGTCATAGCTGAGGCGAAGGAAGCCGGGCTTGAGCCGTTCCTCGGCCATCATTATCCGGCATCTGACATTCCGAAGCAGGCCCGTGAGCTGTATCTGCGTAACTGGCTGCGGACGATTGTCGATGTCCATTATGTGCCTGTTCCGATTATTCCGGTGCTGCAGCCCCTGACGGGGAAGCCGCTGAATCTCAGCCTGTCCATTCTGCGCAGTGTCTCCCCGCTGCACATAGAATACCTGCAGAATATGGGTGTTGGTGCGACCACGACCATCTCACTCATTCATGATAACAAGCTTTGGGGACTGGTGACCTGCCATCATTATTCACCCAAATACGTCCCGCACCGTGTCCGTAACCTGTGCAATTTCCTCGGCGCCTTCTTCTCAAGCGAGCTGTATCAGCGCCAGCAGCTGGATACCTATCAGACAGAGCTGCAGATGCGCAATAAGGCAGCGAGAATTGCCTCTGCATTCTCCGGCAACACCAGCTCCTTCCGCATTATTGAGCAGCTGGGAGAGGAGAAAGAGACGCTGCTCACCATGATGGAGGCTTCCGGCGCAGCTGTCTGCTACCAGGACCGGCTGATGCTGTACGGGACTACTCCGGCTCCCGGTCAGGTACGGGAGCTGGCCGGCTGGCTCTCGGGCAGAGCCAAGGATTACACCTACAGCACCTCGCGTCTAAGTCTGGAATACGAGGCAGCCAAAGCATATAAAGACAAAGCATCCGGGGTCATGTATCTGGCCTTATCTCCCGGGCAGCAGAACTATATGATCTGGTTCCGGCCGGAGGTGGTGGAGATCGTGGACTGGGCTGGAGATCCGGCCAAGGCTGTAATCCAGGAGAATGACGGAGTGCGGCTGTCTCCCCGTAAATCTTTTGAGAAATGGCGCCAGGTCGTCCAGTCTACCTCACTTCCCTGGAAGGAGCAGCACCTTAATATACTGCCGCAGCTCCAGTCGATTCTGCAGGGACAGACCGAGCATCAGCTGCGGCAGGCTGAAGAGCAGGCGCTGCAGACCGCACGCAGCCTCCGCCATAATGAGCAGCGGTATCTCCAGCTGATGGAGCTGTCCCCGGTAGCGTTCTTCATGATTACGGATGAACGTATCACCTACCAGAATAAACAGGCTCTTGCATTGATGGAAGTGGAGAAGGAGAAGACGCTGATCGGGAAGCCGTTCCAGAATTATGTTCATACCGGCTTCCGCGCTGCCTTACAGCAGTATTTCCTGAAGCTTAGCCGGGATTCCAGCCAGGTCATCACCGGAAGCGGACAATTCCTGACTGCTGACGGGAATCTGCTTGAATTGAATTTGACTCTGGCTTCCGTATTTCATGGAGGCAAACCGTCTATTATGGCTGTCCTCAGCAAAGAATCGGCAACGGATGCGAAGGGCGGGGACTATACCAGTGCAACGAGCCAGCTGCAGAGTTATCTGGCAACAGACCCGTTAACCGATCTGCCCAACCGGCAGGCGTTCATGCAGGAGTTGGAGCAGAAGTGGAAGGATAGCTTGCAGGAACAGCATCCGCTGCTCATACTGTCCATTGATATAGATAACTTCCATGCCTACAATGCTGTGCACGGATTAAAGGGCGGTGATCTGTGCATTCAGTCTGTAGCCGATGCAGTGAACCTGATTGCCAGACAGCACGGCGGCTTCGTCGCCCGCTTTAGCGGGGCAGCTTTTATTCTCACTTTGAGCGGAACTTCTGGCGGGGAGGCAGAGCAGCTGGCAGAAGAAATCCGCAAAGGTGTCTACGATCTGCAGATTCCCCGTGACCGTTATGAGGAAGAGGGAGTAGTTACGGTGAGTATCGGCGGCCTGTTGAAGCTGCCTCTCCCTGCTGACCGTCCAGCGGATTATATTGCTGCAGCGGAGAAGGCGCTGCACGAGGCCAAGACCGGCGGAAAGAACCGGGTAGTGCTTCACCCATAA
- a CDS encoding succinylglutamate desuccinylase/aspartoacylase family protein, with protein MSVQKHMLASGTPYATPYYVISGVSPGPVFMIISGIHGNEPASTRAAQALAGSFLRGEMTLRRGKLIIVPLVNVIARRKGIRGRPDLNRTFPAGAGSKASHPLSAALYQLALRYRPSWYLDLHEANGLSQLNPRRVGQTLLISRGSSATGTARRIIRRMNRSITNKAYRFNLRQRERAGTSRLAVQHLGARAVTVETCWSLDFPLRVRLQKEVVCHFLWVAGVL; from the coding sequence GTGTCTGTCCAGAAGCATATGTTAGCATCCGGTACTCCGTATGCTACGCCTTATTATGTTATAAGCGGTGTCAGCCCCGGTCCCGTATTTATGATCATATCGGGGATCCACGGCAATGAGCCGGCAAGCACCCGGGCTGCCCAGGCGTTAGCCGGCAGTTTCCTCCGCGGGGAGATGACTCTGCGCCGGGGCAAGCTGATTATTGTTCCGCTGGTGAATGTTATAGCCCGCCGTAAAGGGATACGCGGCCGGCCGGACCTGAACCGGACCTTCCCGGCAGGAGCAGGCTCAAAGGCCAGCCATCCGTTATCCGCAGCACTGTATCAGCTCGCCTTGCGTTACCGTCCGTCCTGGTATCTGGATCTGCACGAAGCGAACGGGCTGTCACAGCTTAATCCGCGGCGGGTCGGCCAGACGCTGCTGATCAGCCGGGGCAGCAGCGCTACAGGGACTGCACGGCGGATCATCCGGCGGATGAACCGGTCCATTACAAACAAAGCATACCGCTTCAATCTCCGCCAGCGGGAACGTGCCGGAACCTCGCGGCTGGCCGTGCAGCATCTCGGAGCCAGGGCTGTTACCGTTGAGACGTGCTGGAGCCTGGACTTCCCCCTCCGCGTGCGGCTGCAGAAGGAGGTAGTCTGCCATTTCCTCTGGGTGGCCGGTGTGTTATAA
- a CDS encoding GntR family transcriptional regulator: MNILISSTSGEPIYAQIAGQVRQMILQGELVSGTPLPSIRLLAKELQISVITTKRAYEELEREGLINSIVGKGSFVSGADQEYIREQRLRIVENKLKEIIDESRLLGMEYAELAEMLKLLYEEEEE, translated from the coding sequence ATGAATATTTTGATATCAAGTACTTCCGGTGAACCGATCTATGCCCAGATCGCGGGACAAGTCCGCCAGATGATTCTCCAGGGGGAGCTGGTCTCCGGGACACCGCTGCCTTCCATCCGCTTGCTTGCCAAGGAGCTGCAGATCAGTGTCATTACGACGAAGCGGGCTTATGAGGAGCTGGAGCGGGAGGGGCTGATTAACTCCATCGTCGGGAAGGGCTCTTTTGTCTCCGGGGCAGATCAGGAATATATCCGGGAGCAGCGTCTGCGGATCGTTGAGAACAAACTGAAGGAAATTATTGATGAGAGCAGACTGCTGGGTATGGAATATGCTGAGCTGGCGGAGATGCTGAAGCTGCTCTACGAAGAGGAGGAAGAATAG